A genomic segment from Candidatus Polarisedimenticolia bacterium encodes:
- a CDS encoding helix-hairpin-helix domain-containing protein → MSRRRSRLETDHLETNIQFTGDRIDMQALNRPTAWLVLAAFVVLALLAAPAPARGAAAEEKAAKVNLNTAGVEELTALPGIGPSYAKRIVDFREKNGPFKKLEDLLNVQGIGEKTLDKIRERVTVSGK, encoded by the coding sequence ATGTCGCGGCGGCGCAGCCGCCTTGAGACCGACCATCTTGAGACCAACATCCAATTCACGGGAGATCGAATCGACATGCAAGCCTTGAATCGTCCCACCGCATGGCTCGTCCTGGCGGCCTTTGTCGTCCTCGCGCTCCTCGCGGCGCCGGCACCCGCGCGGGGAGCCGCCGCTGAAGAGAAGGCGGCGAAGGTCAACCTGAACACCGCCGGGGTCGAGGAGCTGACCGCTCTTCCCGGCATCGGCCCCTCCTACGCCAAGAGGATCGTCGACTTCCGGGAGAAGAACGGCCCCTTCAAGAAACTGGAGGATCTCCTCAACGTGCAGGGGATCGGCGAGAAAACGCTCGACAAGATCAGGGAACGGGTCACCGTTTCCGGAAAGTAG
- a CDS encoding prepilin-type N-terminal cleavage/methylation domain-containing protein → MAKGRRNASTRAGPSPGFSLLEALVVLALLGIVIAVSVPWVAAAVARERLRAAGFEVAVLLRGLRQRSVSERAAFGLRFVRAGESWSYSTYRDGNGNGIRTADILALRDPLLQGPEDPGSRFEGIRFGLPAAPVPEIPPGTGSIPDPADPVKFGGSDIIGFSPAGSVSGGTLYLTDGRRVLAVVVYGPTGRIRVFRFDPEGGWREGS, encoded by the coding sequence GTGGCGAAGGGCCGGAGGAACGCCTCGACGCGCGCCGGCCCTTCGCCGGGCTTTTCGCTTTTGGAAGCGCTCGTCGTCCTCGCGTTGCTCGGGATCGTGATCGCCGTCTCGGTTCCGTGGGTGGCCGCGGCGGTGGCGCGCGAGCGGCTGCGCGCCGCGGGATTCGAAGTGGCGGTTCTGCTGCGGGGACTCCGGCAGCGCTCGGTCTCCGAGCGGGCCGCGTTCGGACTGAGATTCGTTCGCGCGGGGGAGTCCTGGAGCTATTCGACCTACCGGGACGGGAACGGCAATGGAATTCGGACCGCCGACATTCTCGCGCTCCGCGACCCGCTCTTGCAGGGACCCGAGGATCCCGGGAGCCGCTTCGAGGGAATCCGCTTCGGCCTTCCCGCCGCCCCGGTGCCCGAAATCCCTCCCGGAACGGGATCGATTCCGGACCCGGCGGATCCGGTCAAGTTCGGCGGCAGCGACATCATCGGATTCTCCCCCGCAGGATCGGTCTCCGGCGGGACGCTGTATCTGACCGACGGCCGCCGCGTGCTGGCGGTCGTGGTGTACGGCCCGACGGGACGAATCCGCGTCTTCCGGTTCGACCCGGAGGGAGGCTGGCGCGAGGGTTCTTAG
- a CDS encoding HAD family hydrolase, whose translation MIRCVLFDLDGTLLDSYEAIAESLNAARTSFGFPAYPREEVIKMVGHGLESLMEEAVGPERVEEGVRIFRDRYREISLSKSFLLPGAEKTLKTLHERGYRLAVLSNKPAFFSRRILDHLGVGHWIPVLYGPDLAAPKPAPEMVFRSLSDLGCALGEAILVGDMRVDRDTARVAGIPFYAVATGSESREELLSSRPDLFLDRLEDLLLLLPALPPE comes from the coding sequence CTGATTCGTTGCGTTCTCTTCGACCTGGATGGGACTCTCCTCGATTCCTACGAAGCGATCGCCGAGAGCTTGAACGCCGCCCGCACTTCGTTCGGCTTTCCGGCCTATCCTCGGGAGGAAGTGATCAAGATGGTCGGCCACGGTCTGGAGAGCCTCATGGAAGAGGCGGTCGGTCCCGAGCGCGTCGAGGAAGGCGTCCGCATCTTCCGCGACCGGTACCGGGAGATTTCCCTGTCGAAGAGCTTTCTGTTGCCGGGAGCGGAGAAGACTTTGAAGACGCTGCACGAGCGCGGGTACCGGCTCGCGGTCCTCAGCAACAAGCCGGCCTTCTTCAGCCGGAGGATCCTGGATCACCTGGGGGTCGGTCATTGGATTCCCGTCCTCTACGGTCCCGATCTCGCCGCTCCGAAGCCGGCGCCCGAAATGGTCTTCCGCTCGCTCTCCGATCTGGGCTGCGCCCTCGGCGAGGCGATCCTGGTCGGCGACATGCGCGTCGATCGGGACACGGCGCGCGTCGCCGGGATACCCTTCTATGCGGTCGCCACGGGATCGGAGAGCCGCGAAGAGCTGCTTTCCTCCCGACCCGACTTGTTCCTCGACCGGCTGGAGGATCTGCTGCTTCTCCTTCCTGCGCTCCCCCCCGAGTAG
- the ccsA gene encoding cytochrome c biogenesis protein CcsA: MSSTLLLLRVVVGLYVLAAGSAFAATVLRIRKPFLWTPLLALGGLVAHVAYLGIEGIRVGGLPVRDYRDVLSLLCAAVVLVYLVSFVRTRLEVLGVVFLPLVLILIFISNFLPNDVLPVSRDFEQVLMTFHICIAVLGAAALCLTFAASVLYLVQERGLKEKRPVRFGVKLPSLEKCDSIGKLSLMWGFPLLTLTIVTGGIWSANFRSRYWLWEGKETFALLAWMILGVIITARLLRGWRGKKVAYLTIVAFAALILRMIGVAL, encoded by the coding sequence ATGAGCTCGACTCTCCTCCTTCTCCGAGTGGTGGTGGGGTTGTACGTCCTGGCCGCGGGTTCCGCCTTCGCGGCCACCGTCCTCCGCATCCGTAAGCCGTTCCTCTGGACGCCTCTCCTGGCGCTGGGCGGACTCGTGGCGCACGTCGCCTATCTGGGGATCGAGGGGATCCGTGTCGGAGGCCTTCCGGTGCGCGATTACCGGGACGTCCTTTCGCTCCTTTGCGCGGCGGTGGTCCTCGTCTATCTCGTCTCGTTTGTGCGGACCCGGCTGGAGGTCCTCGGCGTCGTCTTTCTTCCCCTCGTCCTGATCCTCATTTTCATCTCGAATTTTCTGCCGAACGACGTCCTGCCGGTCTCGCGCGACTTCGAGCAAGTCCTGATGACGTTCCACATCTGCATCGCCGTCCTGGGCGCGGCGGCGCTGTGCCTGACGTTCGCCGCGAGCGTGCTCTATCTCGTCCAGGAGCGCGGCCTGAAGGAGAAGCGGCCCGTGCGCTTCGGAGTGAAGCTGCCGTCGCTCGAGAAGTGCGACTCGATCGGCAAGCTCTCGCTGATGTGGGGCTTCCCGTTGCTGACGCTGACGATCGTCACCGGCGGGATCTGGAGCGCGAATTTCCGGAGCCGCTACTGGCTGTGGGAGGGGAAGGAGACGTTCGCCCTGCTGGCCTGGATGATCCTCGGCGTCATCATCACCGCCCGCCTGTTGCGCGGCTGGCGGGGGAAGAAGGTCGCCTACCTCACGATCGTCGCCTTCGCGGCCCTGATCCTGCGCATGATCGGGGTGGCGCTGTGA